Proteins from a single region of Punica granatum isolate Tunisia-2019 chromosome 8, ASM765513v2, whole genome shotgun sequence:
- the LOC116189079 gene encoding uncharacterized protein LOC116189079: MAEDQPQSAKPETTQDPADELLLPISLSDVTLRPLTLDDVDDMMVWASDGKVARFCRWEPYQSLDALADYIRNVVLPHPCFRAICLRCRPIGEISVTENTGGDRCRGQLGYVLVSRYWGKGIVTKAVELAVALVFRERPELERAEALVDVDNVASQRVLAKAGFTREGVLRKNCVLKGRTRDMVMFSLLSTEQLQQLLHCHWVL, encoded by the coding sequence ATGGCAGAAGACCAACCCCAATCGGCAAAACCCGAGACGACCCAAGACCCAGCAGATGAGCTGCTGCTGCCCATCTCGCTGTCCGACGTAACGCTACGGCCTCTAACGCTCGACGATGTCGATGACATGATGGTGTGGGCCAGTgacggcaaggttgcaagattcTGCAGGTGGGAACCGTACCAATCCCTGGACGCTTTGGCCGACTACATCAGAAACGTGGTCCTACCTCACCCATGTTTCCGGGCAATCTGCCTACGGTGCAGGCCGATAGGGGAGATATCGGTGACTGAGAATACGGGCGGTGACCGATGCCGGGGGCAGCTGGGGTATGTGCTGGTGTCCCGGTATTGGGGCAAGGGGATCGTCACCAAGGCCGTGGAGTTGGCGGTGGCGTTGGTCTTCCGAGAGCGGCCAGAGCTGGAGAGGGCGGAGGCACTGGTGGACGTGGACAACGTGGCGTCGCAGAGGGTGCTGGCGAAGGCTGGGTTCACCCGGGAGGGCGTGCTCAGGAAGAATTGTGTGCTCAAGGGCAGGACCCGCGACATGGTGATGTTCAGCCTCTTATCCACTGAGCAACTCCAACAACTGTTGCATTGCCATTGGGTATTGTAA